In one window of Mesoplodon densirostris isolate mMesDen1 chromosome 4, mMesDen1 primary haplotype, whole genome shotgun sequence DNA:
- the KLHDC2 gene encoding kelch domain-containing protein 2 isoform X2, producing the protein MADGYEDLREDELPGPAYEGYESAELACPAERSGHVAVSDGRHMFVWGGYKSNQVRGLYDFYLPREELWIYNMETGRWKKINTEGDVPPSMSGSCAVCVDRVLYLFGGHHSRGNTNKFYMLDSRSTDRVLHWERIDCQGIPPSSKDKLGVWVYKNKLIFFGGYGYLPEDKVLGTFEFDETSFWNSSHPRGWNDHVHILDTETFVWSQPITTGKAPSPRAAHACATVGNKGFVFGGRYRDARMNDLHYLNLDTWEWNELIPQGICPVGRSWHSLTPVSSDHLFLFGGFTTDKQPLSDAWTYCISKNEWIQFNHPYTEKPRLWHTACASDEGEVIVFGGCANNLLVHHRAAHSNEILIFSVQPKSLVRLSLEAVICFKEMLASSWNCLPKHLLHSVNQRFGSNNTSGS; encoded by the exons ATGGCCGATGGCTACGAGGACCTGCGGGAGGACGAGCTCCCGGGGCCGGCCTATGAGGGCTACGAGTCCGCGGAACTCGCCTGCCCCGCTGAGCGCAGCGGCCACGTAGCCGTCAGCGACGGGCGCCACATGTTCGTCTGGGGCGGCTACAAG aGTAATCAAGTCAGAGGATTATATGACTTTTATCTGCCTAGAGAAGAACTCTGGATCTACAACATGGAGACTGGAAGATG gaaaaaaattaacactgAGGGTGATGTTCCTCCTTCTATGTCAGGAAGCTGTGCTGTGTGTGTAGACAGGGTGCTGTACTTGTTTGGAGGACACCATTCAAGAGGCAATACGAATAAG TTCTACATGCTGGATTCAAGGTCTACAGACCGAGTATTACACTGGGAAAGAAttgactgccaaggaattcctcCATCATCAAAGGACAAACTCGGTGTCTGGGTATATAAAAACAA GTTAATATTTTTTGGAGGGTATGGATATTTACCTGAAGATAAAGTATTGGGAACTTTTGAATTTGATGAAACATCTTTTTGG aaTTCAAGTCATCCAAGAGGATGGAATGATCATGTACATATTTTAGACACTGAAACATTTGTCTGGAGCCAGCCTATAACTACT GGTAAAGCACCTTCACCTCGTGCTGCCCATGCCTGTGCAACTGTTGGAAACAAAGGCTTTGTGTTTGGAGGCAGATATCGA gATGCTAGAATGAATGATCTTCACTATCTTAATCTGGATACATGGGAGTGGAATGAATT AATTCCACAAGGCATATGCCCAGTTGGCCGATCTTGGCACTCACTAACACCAGTTTCTTCAGATCATCTCTTTCTCTTTGGAGGATTTACCACTGATAAACAGCCACTAA GTGATGCCTGGACTTATTGCATCAGTAAAAACGAATGGATACAGTTTAATCATCCCTATACTGAAAAACCAAG aTTATGGCATACAGCTTGTGCCAGTGATGAAGGAGAAGTCATTGTGTTTGGTGGGTGTGCCAATAACCTTCTTGTCCATCACAGGGCT GCACACAGTAATGAAATACTTATATTTTCAGTTCAACCAAAATCTCTTGTAAG GCTAAGCTTAGAAGCAGTCATTTGCTTTAAAGAAATGTTAGCCAGCTCGTGGAACTGCCTTCCAAAACACTTACTTCACAGTGTTAATCAGAGGTTTGGTAGTAACAACACTTCTGGATCTTAA
- the KLHDC2 gene encoding kelch domain-containing protein 2 isoform X4: MADGYEDLREDELPGPAYEGYESAELACPAERSGHVAVSDGRHMFVWGGYKSNQVRGLYDFYLPREELWIYNMETGRWKKINTEGDVPPSMSGSCAVCVDRVLYLFGGHHSRGNTNKFYMLDSRSTDRVLHWERIDCQGIPPSSKDKLGVWVYKNKLIFFGGYGYLPEDKVLGTFEFDETSFWNSSHPRGWNDHVHILDTETFVWSQPITTGKAPSPRAAHACATVGNKGFVFGGRYRDARMNDLHYLNLDTWEWNELIPQGICPVGRSWHSLTPVSSDHLFLFGGFTTDKQPLSDAWTYCISKNEWIQFNHPYTEKPRLWHTACASDEGEVIVFGGCANNLLVHHRAAHSNEILIFSVQPKSLVSREIVP, from the exons ATGGCCGATGGCTACGAGGACCTGCGGGAGGACGAGCTCCCGGGGCCGGCCTATGAGGGCTACGAGTCCGCGGAACTCGCCTGCCCCGCTGAGCGCAGCGGCCACGTAGCCGTCAGCGACGGGCGCCACATGTTCGTCTGGGGCGGCTACAAG aGTAATCAAGTCAGAGGATTATATGACTTTTATCTGCCTAGAGAAGAACTCTGGATCTACAACATGGAGACTGGAAGATG gaaaaaaattaacactgAGGGTGATGTTCCTCCTTCTATGTCAGGAAGCTGTGCTGTGTGTGTAGACAGGGTGCTGTACTTGTTTGGAGGACACCATTCAAGAGGCAATACGAATAAG TTCTACATGCTGGATTCAAGGTCTACAGACCGAGTATTACACTGGGAAAGAAttgactgccaaggaattcctcCATCATCAAAGGACAAACTCGGTGTCTGGGTATATAAAAACAA GTTAATATTTTTTGGAGGGTATGGATATTTACCTGAAGATAAAGTATTGGGAACTTTTGAATTTGATGAAACATCTTTTTGG aaTTCAAGTCATCCAAGAGGATGGAATGATCATGTACATATTTTAGACACTGAAACATTTGTCTGGAGCCAGCCTATAACTACT GGTAAAGCACCTTCACCTCGTGCTGCCCATGCCTGTGCAACTGTTGGAAACAAAGGCTTTGTGTTTGGAGGCAGATATCGA gATGCTAGAATGAATGATCTTCACTATCTTAATCTGGATACATGGGAGTGGAATGAATT AATTCCACAAGGCATATGCCCAGTTGGCCGATCTTGGCACTCACTAACACCAGTTTCTTCAGATCATCTCTTTCTCTTTGGAGGATTTACCACTGATAAACAGCCACTAA GTGATGCCTGGACTTATTGCATCAGTAAAAACGAATGGATACAGTTTAATCATCCCTATACTGAAAAACCAAG aTTATGGCATACAGCTTGTGCCAGTGATGAAGGAGAAGTCATTGTGTTTGGTGGGTGTGCCAATAACCTTCTTGTCCATCACAGGGCT GCACACAGTAATGAAATACTTATATTTTCAGTTCAACCAAAATCTCTTGTAAG TAGGGAAATCGTTCCTtga
- the KLHDC2 gene encoding kelch domain-containing protein 2 isoform X3, giving the protein MADGYEDLREDELPGPAYEGYESAELACPAERSGHVAVSDGRHMFVWGGYKSNQVRGLYDFYLPREELWIYNMETGRWKKINTEGDVPPSMSGSCAVCVDRVLYLFGGHHSRGNTNKFYMLDSRSTDRVLHWERIDCQGIPPSSKDKLGVWVYKNKLIFFGGYGYLPEDKVLGTFEFDETSFWNSSHPRGWNDHVHILDTETFVWSQPITTGKAPSPRAAHACATVGNKGFVFGGRYRDARMNDLHYLNLDTWEWNELIPQGICPVGRSWHSLTPVSSDHLFLFGGFTTDKQPLSDAWTYCISKNEWIQFNHPYTEKPRLWHTACASDEGEVIVFGGCANNLLVHHRAAHSNEILIFSVQPKSLVRRQKKKAGSGVFSDFLGLPWWCSG; this is encoded by the exons ATGGCCGATGGCTACGAGGACCTGCGGGAGGACGAGCTCCCGGGGCCGGCCTATGAGGGCTACGAGTCCGCGGAACTCGCCTGCCCCGCTGAGCGCAGCGGCCACGTAGCCGTCAGCGACGGGCGCCACATGTTCGTCTGGGGCGGCTACAAG aGTAATCAAGTCAGAGGATTATATGACTTTTATCTGCCTAGAGAAGAACTCTGGATCTACAACATGGAGACTGGAAGATG gaaaaaaattaacactgAGGGTGATGTTCCTCCTTCTATGTCAGGAAGCTGTGCTGTGTGTGTAGACAGGGTGCTGTACTTGTTTGGAGGACACCATTCAAGAGGCAATACGAATAAG TTCTACATGCTGGATTCAAGGTCTACAGACCGAGTATTACACTGGGAAAGAAttgactgccaaggaattcctcCATCATCAAAGGACAAACTCGGTGTCTGGGTATATAAAAACAA GTTAATATTTTTTGGAGGGTATGGATATTTACCTGAAGATAAAGTATTGGGAACTTTTGAATTTGATGAAACATCTTTTTGG aaTTCAAGTCATCCAAGAGGATGGAATGATCATGTACATATTTTAGACACTGAAACATTTGTCTGGAGCCAGCCTATAACTACT GGTAAAGCACCTTCACCTCGTGCTGCCCATGCCTGTGCAACTGTTGGAAACAAAGGCTTTGTGTTTGGAGGCAGATATCGA gATGCTAGAATGAATGATCTTCACTATCTTAATCTGGATACATGGGAGTGGAATGAATT AATTCCACAAGGCATATGCCCAGTTGGCCGATCTTGGCACTCACTAACACCAGTTTCTTCAGATCATCTCTTTCTCTTTGGAGGATTTACCACTGATAAACAGCCACTAA GTGATGCCTGGACTTATTGCATCAGTAAAAACGAATGGATACAGTTTAATCATCCCTATACTGAAAAACCAAG aTTATGGCATACAGCTTGTGCCAGTGATGAAGGAGAAGTCATTGTGTTTGGTGGGTGTGCCAATAACCTTCTTGTCCATCACAGGGCT GCACACAGTAATGAAATACTTATATTTTCAGTTCAACCAAAATCTCTTGTAAG GAGACAGAAGAAGAAAGCTGGGTCAGGAGTCTTTAGTG attttctgggacttccctggtggtgcagtggttag
- the KLHDC2 gene encoding kelch domain-containing protein 2 isoform X1: MADGYEDLREDELPGPAYEGYESAELACPAERSGHVAVSDGRHMFVWGGYKSNQVRGLYDFYLPREELWIYNMETGRWKKINTEGDVPPSMSGSCAVCVDRVLYLFGGHHSRGNTNKFYMLDSRSTDRVLHWERIDCQGIPPSSKDKLGVWVYKNKLIFFGGYGYLPEDKVLGTFEFDETSFWNSSHPRGWNDHVHILDTETFVWSQPITTGKAPSPRAAHACATVGNKGFVFGGRYRDARMNDLHYLNLDTWEWNELIPQGICPVGRSWHSLTPVSSDHLFLFGGFTTDKQPLSDAWTYCISKNEWIQFNHPYTEKPRLWHTACASDEGEVIVFGGCANNLLVHHRAAHSNEILIFSVQPKSLVRFSGTSLVVQWLGVRLPMQGIRVRALVQEDTTCHGAAEPVTHNY, from the exons ATGGCCGATGGCTACGAGGACCTGCGGGAGGACGAGCTCCCGGGGCCGGCCTATGAGGGCTACGAGTCCGCGGAACTCGCCTGCCCCGCTGAGCGCAGCGGCCACGTAGCCGTCAGCGACGGGCGCCACATGTTCGTCTGGGGCGGCTACAAG aGTAATCAAGTCAGAGGATTATATGACTTTTATCTGCCTAGAGAAGAACTCTGGATCTACAACATGGAGACTGGAAGATG gaaaaaaattaacactgAGGGTGATGTTCCTCCTTCTATGTCAGGAAGCTGTGCTGTGTGTGTAGACAGGGTGCTGTACTTGTTTGGAGGACACCATTCAAGAGGCAATACGAATAAG TTCTACATGCTGGATTCAAGGTCTACAGACCGAGTATTACACTGGGAAAGAAttgactgccaaggaattcctcCATCATCAAAGGACAAACTCGGTGTCTGGGTATATAAAAACAA GTTAATATTTTTTGGAGGGTATGGATATTTACCTGAAGATAAAGTATTGGGAACTTTTGAATTTGATGAAACATCTTTTTGG aaTTCAAGTCATCCAAGAGGATGGAATGATCATGTACATATTTTAGACACTGAAACATTTGTCTGGAGCCAGCCTATAACTACT GGTAAAGCACCTTCACCTCGTGCTGCCCATGCCTGTGCAACTGTTGGAAACAAAGGCTTTGTGTTTGGAGGCAGATATCGA gATGCTAGAATGAATGATCTTCACTATCTTAATCTGGATACATGGGAGTGGAATGAATT AATTCCACAAGGCATATGCCCAGTTGGCCGATCTTGGCACTCACTAACACCAGTTTCTTCAGATCATCTCTTTCTCTTTGGAGGATTTACCACTGATAAACAGCCACTAA GTGATGCCTGGACTTATTGCATCAGTAAAAACGAATGGATACAGTTTAATCATCCCTATACTGAAAAACCAAG aTTATGGCATACAGCTTGTGCCAGTGATGAAGGAGAAGTCATTGTGTTTGGTGGGTGTGCCAATAACCTTCTTGTCCATCACAGGGCT GCACACAGTAATGAAATACTTATATTTTCAGTTCAACCAAAATCTCTTGTAAG attttctgggacttccctggtggtgcagtggttaggagtccgcctgccaatgcaggggattcgggttcgagccctggtccaggaggataccacatgccatggagcagctgagccagtgacccacaactactga